Below is a window of Zygotorulaspora mrakii chromosome 3, complete sequence DNA.
AGGTAAGGTCAGAAAGGAGACTTACTCCTCATACATTTATAAGGTTTTGAAGCAAACACATCCAGATACTGgtatttctcaaaaatcAATGTCTATTCTAAATTCTTTTGtgaatgatatttttgaaagaattgcTACTgaagcttcaaaattggCAGCTTATAATAAGAAATCCACCATTTCAGCTAGAGAAATACAGACAGCAGTAAGATTGATTTTACCGGGTGAATTAGCTAAACATGCTGTTTCTGAAGGTACAAGAGCAGTGACCAAATATTCCTCTGCTGCTTCTCAAGCTTAAGTTTGAGTAATGGAAAGTTAAACTGATGGAATGATAGGATTTGTAATATTATAGGGCATTACAATTTATTAAAACAGGTAATTTAATAAAGTATTTATATAACTCACTATATACATACTAATAGGTAAagctgatgaaaataaagtaTTTAAACGAAGGATTTTTCAGGGAAGCTTTGTTAATCAGTATTACccagttttttcaaaacgGTGTCAACCTTATCTTGAGCTGTTTGATGCTTGTCTGTTCTGGTTCCTACTCTCATCGAACTTTGAATCCTTACGTATCCATTTTCGTGAGCATTCTCATGAATCTCACctaataatttgaaaacatcaTCCCATGGCCCTTCAATTGTTGTACCTGCACTGTGAAGAGTACTCTTTAGAGAGCTCTCACGGATCTTTTTTTCGACTAGAGTAACAAAATCAGAAACGCTAGCTGAGCCAGTCCCAATGGGTACCATGCAAACATCGGCTAAACAATATATTTTTGGCATCTTTCTAACGCTTTTTATTTAATATTATTAAAGAGATAATAAAATATGAATTTACCACTCCCGATTTCTCATTCCTTAATACATTGACTAAAAAAAGGGACAACAATCGTGATTCAATCATTGAACACCACCGTACAGTGTCGTTACATATGATATTATTTCAGAAATCTCTGGTCATACATGCAAATTTCGACAATGACATCTACTTGGACTTTGAGCCTGTTCttaatttgttttattaCTTTTTATATCATATAATTTGCTTCAAATTGTTGTTGATTGTTTTTATGTCAGCAACTTATGTGTATGatattatatatttatcattttcaacaagTAATAATACACAGAATTTGGATCTATGCGACCAAAATGTTAAAATAAATACATAAACCATAATACTATATgcaatatcgatctataAAGATTTAATGTGAATACATACCTCTTACATCGTAAAATATATTTTAGTATTCCAGATGTTAAATGCAGTTAGTTTCAGTTCATCATGTCAGTGGTATTCTGTGGACAAATTAATCACATGACAAATCAATATAATATTTATACTAAAGcttattttttaatatttatTATAAAACAGCTAAAACGTTTTAGTAGCTCTATAATTCTATTTTATGTTTTATTTATTGTTAAGTTTAAAAATTGTTAAAATGCTTTTTTGTTTGGCTCTTCCGAAGGAAGAAAATTGGgttttgttgaagaaacgATTTAGTCTCGTAAGAATGTATTATTATGCTGAGCGTCCTGTAACAAGAATTGGAcgcaaaaaaattcagcGGGAGACTGAAGAAAGGCGATACCGGCCAGACTTATTTTACCGTATTTTAAGCACTGAGGCTATAGTCAGCTCAGAAAGAGATTGCCATCGTATTTACATAAGGCTGAGCTGCCCTTTAAACAAGACTTTGACGTCGCGCGCGACATTTGAAGTGACAGTCGGCTGCCATACGATGAATATAAAATTCCCATGACGTTTACTTAGCTAAATACCTAATTCATTGCCGAAGTTATTACTTGCCTTGCTACTCCCTCTGAAAGGCTCTTTCTATaatgaattttctttgatcaaaatgTTAGGCTGGGGGGGAATTGATTCAAAGGGCATAAAGTTTTTTCTCTGAGGGTTTTAAACTATTAAAGAATGGCACAGGAGGAATGCAGGCCCCCAATGCCCTTTTTGCGTGATTGTTCATATACTCCAATCCCAGAATATAACTGGAATTAACCCATCCAAAGCCTTCTCGTGCGACACCTTTGAAATCTGCTCCCTGATTACCATACTCTGCAACAACACGATGTGGATCAGTACCTTTAGTTATATCATATTTCTCTACCACTATACCATTATAGTCCACAAAGGCTTTGGTCATAATAAACAACCATCTATAAGCTAATCGGGTAGCTACGCCCTTGAAACCATAGTTAGAGAGACCTTGCCATGCTAGAATCTGGTGGGGAGCCCATCCAAATGGATAATCCCATTGTCTAGAGGGTCTAAGAAGTGAAATTTCTCCTCTTGAACTTTCGGTACATGACACCAAGCCCCCTAAAACTTCTAAATTAGGTAGAGCCTTTTCCACCATAGTTTTTGCTTGTTCATCGGTTGCCAAGCCTGACCATAGAGACCAGAATGTTGTTGCAGATTGATAAAATGTCCTCTTTTTTACATGAACGTTGTAATCGAAGAAGAATCCAGATTCCTCATCCCACATGTATTTTGTGACTGTTTCCTTTCTCCTCTCCGCTAGTTTTCTCCAGTGTGCAGAATCTGTAACTGTACCATCGTTAGGATCTTCGTATGAATCGGCATAAAATTCTTGTATAACGTCGGCGATGTCCCTttcatatttataaagcaaagaattcaaatcaataGTTGCTAAATATGCACAAACACCTTCAAATCTATAGGTTGTATCATGGCCTGATTCTCGAACACCACGATCGTGtaagaaaaattcatctaACGAGGGTTCAATaatttttccatcattatactttttgataaattcatCACGAGGTAGATCATATTTATTCAAATAAGGCTTGAGAACCGCATCAAAATGACCAGATTCAGTTTCTGGCGGAATACCTAATCCATCTGGATGATAACAGGATAGACCTGTATCACAGTCGAGTCTAGGGTATGCGACCCACACAGTCTTATATTCTTTGATAGCAGCCTGAAAggatcttttcaagaaagcaACAGCATTCGGATCATTTTCACCTCctattcttttgaaaatttgtaatGCCATATCAGTCAAAAATGGTGGTTGTGATCTACACAAATAGTAACTTCTATTtgcattcaaaattttaccATAATGTTCAATTTCGAAGATAAAATGCTCAACCATACCTTTGGCGACATCgattttgccatttttcaatagtcCAAGCGCCATCATATAAGAATCCCAACCATATAATTCATTGAATCTACCACCTGGAACAGCATATGGGTAACTCGTTAGGGATTTTTCGCCAGTTTCGGGATCTATACATTCCCTCATTGCTAACGCTAATAAACCTGGACGATCGTTGATCGATTTAACATATTCCGGAGTAATATTGCTTGGTAAATACTGGACATCTAATTTTAAAGATGGATGCATTTTGGAGGCTTTACTATAGAATTCAAACTGTTCTGGGCAGTTGTAGGGAATGTAAATCCTGGGCACTTTGGCCTCAGGAGTGTTAATTTTTGTATCACTTGCAATTTTGGCAATGTTGTTACAATCGATTCTCCTTGTTAAATAATCCCAAaactgttttgaaattaatcTTGACAGCCTAGCTACCGGGTTCTCATTAATCCTTGCTTCATCTAAGATGATTTGGTGTCTGCCCAAACTTTTAGCAATAGTTAGTTCTTGCAAAAGGTTAGAGAGCATATAAGTTCCTCTGACGTTAATAGTATTATAACCACCTGAATTACTAGTTCCAACTTTCATAACCTTTGGACCGTTATCTTCAACAGTAATCTGAAAGTTCCTATCAGTGTCTTCTGTTCTCAACAACTCTTCTAATGTGCTATCAACGTTTTCGATAAAGAAGCGACGATTTCCCTTACTACTCGAATAAGAGTCATCTTCCGATCCACGTCTTTGCAATGAATAGGTCTCGTCGAAGGATTTCTTGTCGGTGGAtgtattttcaaaaacgCTAAATGCTCTAGAACGATTAAAAGCACGCTGAGAGCTTTGTTTCTTAGGATCATTGATCGGCCCATAATAAACTTCCGCGTCAGAGAAAGGGTCCATGAATCCCCTTGATGAGGATCTCCTGGTTCTTGTTGCTGACATCACAGTTCCCGAGTTGATtaatttgtttttgctTCTAGTATCTGCAGAAATAATTCAAGTTTGAATCTTGACGAGTCAGAGAGATCACAAATCCGTATTTTTATATACCCGTTGTTCTAAATGAAAACCGAAAGTATATAAAAAGAACAGCAATTAACTACTTTGAACAATGATACTAATACTGATatagattttttcttttcagctctCCTTCCCCTAATCACTTCACACACGTAACCCGGCTTTtgtgtttttcttttctcaataCTTTTCCGTTTGGATAATATTTGTCTCGGCGGCTGCGGTCTTTTTCGATAGTATATATTCAGATTGAAAACTAACTTTAATACTCTCGTATATCTCTCCACTCGTAGCGCCATCAATCTGAGGAATGACTTCGTAAGAATCTTTTGCAATAAAGGACATGAATCAACCTTCTTGAATACGATAATTTCAACAGCTATTTTTCTATCGTTCTTACTCTCAGCGCACACTTCTCCCCCTCGCTCGAGAGAAAACTCATTTGCTAAATCTCATGTTGAACTGAAATAAACGCAGCTTACTTAGCAAATGCCGCGCAATGGTGATGCCGACATTGATTGTAGTGAGTACTACAATTTCAGCAAAAAACGGAGACGGGGTGTCAAGATCTACATGGTCAGTATGTGAGTCAAGTGTTCTAAACATATGCCAATGATAGAAAGGGGAATAAACATGGATGCGGGCTCACGCGTATCATCCATTCCTCGAATTCACGCCATTCCTTGAATTCACGCCATTCCTTGACTAGTATAGCTGTAGCTTCTTATGGATATCGCCAAAAATAGGACATTCAAGACAACGCGAAGAAACGATGAATACAAAAATGAGAATGGTCCTCGTTAAAGAGTATATTTgtgttcaaaaatttcaagtttCGATCTTCCTTCTTTTATGTTCTTTTAAACCAGTTGATGGTATCTACAAGAAATAGTTAATTCGGCACTAAAAAGGTTCAAAGGTAATCTTTCTTATCGCAAACATTGGTATTTTCTCGCCCGCTGTACTAACTCTTGCACTTCAAGGTACCATTTATTTATCAACATCAGGAAAAGAACGAGTGACCAGTGGCAAAAATGACCGAAGAGACTACCACTAAACCAGTTGAAGCAAAGACGGAGGAATCTGCTCCAAAGCCACCAACCTCATCAGTTTTTTCTATGTTTGGCGGtaaaaaagctgaaaaggCGCATGCACCAGAAACTGCAGAGGAGACTAAGGAGGAAGAAAGCAAAGAGCCTTTTACTAAGAAGGATGAGGACGAATCACCAGAATCACCAGATGTTCATTTTGAACCAATTGTTCATTTAGAAAAGGTTGATGttaaaacttttgaagaagatgaagaggtgTTATTCAAAGTCAGAGCAAAGTTATTCAGATTCGATGCTGAAGCTAAAGAATGGAAGGAAAGGGGCACTGGTGACTGTaaattccttcaaaacaaaTCAACGAAGAAAGTTAGATTACTTATGAGAAGAGACAAGACTTTAAAGGTCTGTGCTAATCACTTGATCGCTCCCGAATATGTTTTAAAGCCAAATGTTGGTTCAGACAGATCATGGGTTTATGCATGTACTGGTGACGTGTCAGAAGGTGAAGCTGAACCTTTCACATTCGCGATTAGATTCGGCAGTAAAGAAAATGCTGATAAATTCAAGGCAGAATTCGAAAAAGCTCAAGAattaaacaaaaaataataaatatcGCATaagattcaattttagAGTTTATACTAATCATTATAATAAAgtaattctttcaaaaaagacaaaaatcTCTTGGTTGCAGTCTTTTAAATTacatattctttttcactgAATATGCTTCACGATTATCTACAGAGTCCTCTTGTTCctcgtcttcttcatcgtaGTCCTCCTCCAACTTATTGTCTTTTACAGAAAAATACTTTCGAAAGGCGAATTTCAGTAAACTCCACGCCATATTCATTGGTCCAAATTCAGGCCATAGGCAATCAAAGAGTTCTATCACCACACCTTTATTGCTTACTTGCCATAGCATGAAATCGCTCAATCTCGTTACACCACTTGTTCTTATCAGTAAATCCAGCTGCGGTAGTTCTCCAGTGTATAGATGTTGTTCAATCATTGATTCTGTGATCGTCTGGCTATCGGTGGCTATTTCTATCGACTTCTTTATCgaatgaaatatttcttcaCGCCCTGTGTATGGAAAACAGATGTTAAGTGTACCTCTGCTGTTTGCTTTAGTTAATTCTGTGGTTTCCTCTATACTTTTCAGAACGTTCTTTGGTAAGAGACTTAGATCTCCAATAACTCTAATTCGTATACCATAGCGCTGTGCCATTTCTCCGTGTTCTGCAATCTGTCTAATCTTCTCACGCGCtagtttcatcaatagATCGACTTCTCTTGCActtctgttgaaattttcaatagaAAAAGCAAATACAGTTGCAGTAGTAACACCGGATTCATAGCAGAGCTCTAGAACGCGACTCATACTCTCAAATCCGGCTTCGTGGCCTTCTTTTATTTCCATCTCATTCTTTCTGGCATATCGTCTATTTCCATCCATCACAAACCCGACATGCTTTGGGATacaatttgaaactttCAGTGTTCGCGAGAGTGTATTTTTAATCCATTCTGATATTGAGGAACATCTTGGCATCTTGTTAGTCCCATCCATGATATGCAACCCTGAAATGCTATCCCAACGGAGTGCGAGGTCTTCAAGCCAAAAATACGTAGTGTTTACAAGCTAGTCTTACGTGCCGTTCTGATTGAGCTGCGCTTTAGATTCTGTGGGTCTCTAACCCAAAATCAATTCACAGAACTATACTTGAGTTCGCCGatttgttttatttcaGTAATTGATTCGACTGTCCTaattttctgtttctcaTCGGATTTTGACAAAGGCAAAACTGACATTTTTGGCGGGCAATAAACCTCCTTCAAGAAAACATTATAGCATGCATTGTGAAGCAATAACGCGAATATAATAACAGAattgattgaatttttcgCAAGATTACCAGCACCCAAAGAGAGATCCCAAGCAATGCTGGGGAATAATGTAAGACAGTCAATCAAGTTTCGTGCGACACGTCGTCTGAAGTCCTCATTCGCTGCAGCGTTGGCGGCAGCCAGTAGGCTTGTGACACCAAGgataatgttgaaaaatcctGTCTCCCTTGTGTCCAATGAGATGAATACTTTggcaaaaaatattatgGCATTGATTGGATCCGGTCATCCAACTTTGAACAGAGTCACAAGCTACTATTTTGAGGCTGAAGGTAAGAAAGTTCGTCCGCTTTTGGTTCTTTTACTATCAAGAGCCCTTGCTGAAATACCGCTTGGGGAAAGAGACAACATCAAAATGGATTTAGAAGATGTCCCCGAAGATCCAGTGTACTCTAAACCTCCTCATTTGATGCTCTTGGAAGAGCCAGcaaaaaacttttcaccGCTTCATGTTCTACATGGAATCAAACCTCTTAACCCGCTAACGAAGGGACCAGAGCCACTACCTAGAGCGACTTTTGATCAGGAGAGGGGCATACTCCCTAAGCAAAGACGACTCGCAGAGATTGTAGAAATGATTCACACTGCCTCTCTTCTTCATGACGACGTTATAGATCACTCGGATACGAGAAGGGGTAGACCTAGTGGAAATATTGCTTTTACAAATAAAATGACTGTTCTAGCAGGCGACTTCCTGTTAGGCAGAGCAACTGTTTCAATCTCCAGATTAAGAAACCCGGAAGTCGTCGAACTCATGTCAAATAGCATAGCAAACTTAGTTGAGGGTGAATTCATGCAGTTGAAGAATACAGCCGTCGATACAgatctttcaacaataGAACACGGTAAAAAGGAACTTCCTCTCGATTCCGGAAAGCTCGAACTCAAGCTGCATGAATATCATGTACCTACAGGGGTTCAATACAATGTGTctcatgaaaaaattattgaaacAGCCTTTGAGTATTATCTGCATAAGACATACTTGAAAACTGCAGCCCTTATCTCAAAGTCGAGTAGATCTGCAGCGATTTTGTC
It encodes the following:
- the HTB2 gene encoding histone H2B (similar to Saccharomyces cerevisiae HTB2 (YBL002W); ancestral locus Anc_3.207), with protein sequence MSGKAEKKPASKAPAEKKPAAKKTASAPDAKKRGKVRKETYSSYIYKVLKQTHPDTGISQKSMSILNSFVNDIFERIATEASKLAAYNKKSTISAREIQTAVRLILPGELAKHAVSEGTRAVTKYSSAASQA
- the ECM15 gene encoding Ecm15p (similar to Saccharomyces cerevisiae ECM15 (YBL001C); ancestral locus Anc_3.206), whose translation is MPKIYCLADVCMVPIGTGSASVSDFVTLVEKKIRESSLKSTLHSAGTTIEGPWDDVFKLLGEIHENAHENGYVRIQSSMRVGTRTDKHQTAQDKVDTVLKKLGNTD
- a CDS encoding alpha,alpha-trehalase (similar to Saccharomyces cerevisiae NTH2 (YBR001C) and NTH1 (YDR001C); ancestral locus Anc_3.205) translates to MSATRTRRSSSRGFMDPFSDAEVYYGPINDPKKQSSQRAFNRSRAFSVFENTSTDKKSFDETYSLQRRGSEDDSYSSSKGNRRFFIENVDSTLEELLRTEDTDRNFQITVEDNGPKVMKVGTSNSGGYNTINVRGTYMLSNLLQELTIAKSLGRHQIILDEARINENPVARLSRLISKQFWDYLTRRIDCNNIAKIASDTKINTPEAKVPRIYIPYNCPEQFEFYSKASKMHPSLKLDVQYLPSNITPEYVKSINDRPGLLALAMRECIDPETGEKSLTSYPYAVPGGRFNELYGWDSYMMALGLLKNGKIDVAKGMVEHFIFEIEHYGKILNANRSYYLCRSQPPFLTDMALQIFKRIGGENDPNAVAFLKRSFQAAIKEYKTVWVAYPRLDCDTGLSCYHPDGLGIPPETESGHFDAVLKPYLNKYDLPRDEFIKKYNDGKIIEPSLDEFFLHDRGVRESGHDTTYRFEGVCAYLATIDLNSLLYKYERDIADVIQEFYADSYEDPNDGTVTDSAHWRKLAERRKETVTKYMWDEESGFFFDYNVHVKKRTFYQSATTFWSLWSGLATDEQAKTMVEKALPNLEVLGGLVSCTESSRGEISLLRPSRQWDYPFGWAPHQILAWQGLSNYGFKGVATRLAYRWLFIMTKAFVDYNGIVVEKYDITKGTDPHRVVAEYGNQGADFKGVAREGFGWVNSSYILGLEYMNNHAKRALGACIPPVPFFNSLKPSEKKLYAL
- the YRB1 gene encoding Ran GTPase-binding protein YRB1 (similar to Saccharomyces cerevisiae YRB1 (YDR002W); ancestral locus Anc_3.204), with the protein product MTEETTTKPVEAKTEESAPKPPTSSVFSMFGGKKAEKAHAPETAEETKEEESKEPFTKKDEDESPESPDVHFEPIVHLEKVDVKTFEEDEEVLFKVRAKLFRFDAEAKEWKERGTGDCKFLQNKSTKKVRLLMRRDKTLKVCANHLIAPEYVLKPNVGSDRSWVYACTGDVSEGEAEPFTFAIRFGSKENADKFKAEFEKAQELNKK
- the RER2 gene encoding ditrans,polycis-polyprenyl diphosphate synthase (similar to Saccharomyces cerevisiae RER2 (YBR002C); ancestral locus Anc_3.203), whose product is MDGTNKMPRCSSISEWIKNTLSRTLKVSNCIPKHVGFVMDGNRRYARKNEMEIKEGHEAGFESMSRVLELCYESGVTTATVFAFSIENFNRSAREVDLLMKLAREKIRQIAEHGEMAQRYGIRIRVIGDLSLLPKNVLKSIEETTELTKANSRGTLNICFPYTGREEIFHSIKKSIEIATDSQTITESMIEQHLYTGELPQLDLLIRTSGVTRLSDFMLWQVSNKGVVIELFDCLWPEFGPMNMAWSLLKFAFRKYFSVKDNKLEEDYDEEDEEQEDSVDNREAYSVKKNM
- the COQ1 gene encoding trans-hexaprenyltranstransferase (similar to Saccharomyces cerevisiae COQ1 (YBR003W); ancestral locus Anc_3.202), giving the protein MLGNNVRQSIKFRATRRLKSSFAAALAAASRLVTPRIMLKNPVSLVSNEMNTLAKNIMALIGSGHPTLNRVTSYYFEAEGKKVRPLLVLLLSRALAEIPLGERDNIKMDLEDVPEDPVYSKPPHLMLLEEPAKNFSPLHVLHGIKPLNPLTKGPEPLPRATFDQERGILPKQRRLAEIVEMIHTASLLHDDVIDHSDTRRGRPSGNIAFTNKMTVLAGDFLLGRATVSISRLRNPEVVELMSNSIANLVEGEFMQLKNTAVDTDLSTIEHGKKELPLDSGKLELKLHEYHVPTGVQYNVSHEKIIETAFEYYLHKTYLKTAALISKSSRSAAILSGARETVIEQCYEFGKNLGICFQLVDDLLDFTIPAKELGKPAGADLELGIATAPVLFAWEADPSLGPLIQRNFSQPGDVERIANAVATYSGVEKTRQLAVGYRDRALENLRNALPESDARSALEFLTNSILTRRK